One segment of Arcanobacterium haemolyticum DSM 20595 DNA contains the following:
- a CDS encoding DUF4870 domain-containing protein — protein sequence MTQNMYHNGMIVESVSEDDRTWAKIAHLSAIIAMFVSASSLSFIGPLIVWALKKDSSQFVRKAAADSFNFNIGMWLMSILGWILTFTLVLAVIGIPLIIASVVLTLWHHIKAFLAVDKGRLHSYPFQFKILS from the coding sequence ATGACTCAAAATATGTATCACAATGGCATGATCGTTGAATCTGTGTCAGAAGACGATCGCACCTGGGCTAAGATCGCGCACTTATCTGCGATCATCGCGATGTTCGTTTCCGCTTCATCGCTGTCCTTCATTGGGCCATTGATCGTGTGGGCGTTGAAGAAAGATTCAAGCCAGTTTGTTCGCAAGGCGGCAGCGGATTCATTCAACTTCAACATTGGCATGTGGCTGATGTCGATCCTCGGATGGATACTCACATTCACTTTGGTCTTGGCAGTTATTGGCATCCCACTGATCATCGCCAGCGTTGTCCTCACACTCTGGCACCATATCAAGGCTTTCTTGGCCGTGGATAAGGGCAGGTTACATTCCTACCCATTCCAGTTCAAGATCCTCAGCTAA
- a CDS encoding HPr family phosphocarrier protein, with protein MISRTVTVASSVGLHARPAALLAEAAEETGIEFTLTLDGEEADAASVLDIMSLGAEHGDEVTISTDDDSAAEALDKLAAMIETDLDA; from the coding sequence ATGATCTCACGTACCGTAACTGTTGCATCGTCCGTAGGCCTTCACGCTCGGCCAGCAGCACTCCTTGCAGAAGCAGCAGAAGAAACTGGCATCGAATTCACCCTCACCCTAGATGGTGAAGAAGCGGATGCGGCGTCAGTGCTCGACATCATGTCACTTGGTGCAGAACATGGCGACGAAGTCACCATCTCTACTGATGATGACTCTGCCGCCGAAGCACTCGATAAGCTCGCCGCGATGATCGAAACTGATTTGGACGCGTGA
- a CDS encoding rhodanese-like domain-containing protein gives MKKIATVIALVAAAGGCTNAGSGQAETVPGDQTPAKESALATSDSQLDSKSEEKPMIIDVRTPEEFAGGHLVDAVNFDVNDPKFQEQVKDLDRDGHYILYCRSGNRASGAKGYMESIGFKNVKNVGSVDQASQELGVDVVAER, from the coding sequence ATGAAGAAGATAGCAACAGTAATTGCGCTTGTGGCAGCGGCTGGTGGCTGTACCAATGCTGGTTCTGGTCAGGCAGAAACAGTGCCGGGTGATCAAACGCCTGCGAAGGAATCCGCTTTAGCCACATCCGATTCTCAACTCGATTCCAAGTCAGAGGAGAAACCCATGATTATTGACGTCCGGACCCCAGAAGAATTCGCTGGTGGACACCTAGTGGACGCCGTGAACTTTGACGTGAACGATCCGAAATTCCAAGAACAGGTGAAGGATCTTGACCGCGATGGCCACTACATCCTCTACTGCCGTTCAGGAAACCGGGCATCGGGCGCCAAAGGCTACATGGAAAGCATCGGCTTTAAAAACGTGAAGAACGTGGGATCTGTGGATCAGGCCTCTCAAGAACTTGGCGTTGACGTTGTTGCAGAACGCTGA
- a CDS encoding discoidin domain-containing protein: MTSPNGRVKGYELYVSNDVQNWGEPVVKGELKDTAEPQFIGLNGVTAAYVRLKGLSAQPSALDQQVMSATEIQIVKAP; encoded by the coding sequence GTGACGTCCCCGAATGGTCGCGTGAAAGGATACGAACTCTACGTATCGAACGATGTCCAGAACTGGGGCGAACCTGTGGTAAAGGGCGAACTGAAGGATACTGCGGAACCACAATTCATCGGACTTAATGGCGTTACTGCAGCCTATGTTCGATTGAAAGGGCTTTCTGCTCAACCATCGGCACTTGATCAGCAGGTTATGTCTGCAACGGAAATTCAGATTGTCAAAGCGCCCTAG
- a CDS encoding Dps family protein gives MTHGFTGSAILSEGLQKALNDVTALSLVGKQLHWNVVGVGFRGLHLYLDEVVAIARTASDDIAERMRAVNLIPDGRPQTIAELTTLPAAPEAVISVPETVEAAVAAINATVATMRQVHEKVDAEDSASADILLDYVRQLEQQAWFIRSSVDQA, from the coding sequence ATGACTCACGGTTTCACCGGTTCTGCAATTCTATCCGAAGGCCTCCAGAAGGCTCTCAACGATGTTACCGCCCTATCACTCGTGGGCAAGCAGCTCCACTGGAACGTGGTAGGCGTTGGCTTCCGCGGCCTCCACCTCTATCTTGATGAAGTTGTTGCAATTGCTCGCACCGCTTCTGATGACATCGCTGAACGTATGCGTGCAGTGAACTTGATTCCAGACGGCCGTCCACAGACCATCGCCGAACTCACCACTTTGCCAGCAGCTCCAGAAGCAGTCATCTCCGTTCCAGAAACTGTTGAAGCTGCCGTTGCCGCCATTAACGCAACCGTGGCCACCATGCGCCAGGTTCACGAAAAGGTGGATGCTGAAGATTCCGCTTCGGCAGATATTCTTCTTGACTACGTTCGTCAGCTCGAACAGCAAGCATGGTTCATCCGTTCTTCAGTTGATCAGGCCTGA
- a CDS encoding glucose PTS transporter subunit IIA: MSTTTSARSIIDAVGGPDNIHSLNHCATRLRFELGDSSVVKAEELENIPGVLGVMPQSGDRYQVIVGGAVESMFSAIMAMDEMKKLGGHMSDADVKAAARSKARGKVAWLDTFFEYLSDSFRPILGVLLGASLIIAFAAVLDALDIVDFRAADKAASWVFVDAMWHSVFYFLPIMVAYNAAKKLRIDPWLGATVMAAFLTPEFLKLSNPEAFSQLQCVENEAIHKASCSIDIFGLTMPLPDYSSNVFVPLMMVPLLALIYHNLKKIIPSNVQMVFVPFISMLVTIPLTAFLIGPLGIWIGNGLGNGLAWMNTNAPFIFAIAIPLIYPFLVPLGLHWPLNAMMLVNIQTLGYDFIQGPMGAWNFACFGTTAGVLFLSIRDKDVAMRQTASGALAAGLFGGISEPSLYGIHLRFKMIYSRLLAGCLAGGVTIAILSLPYGGVKTDAFVFTSLLTISVFDPAWVYMIAIAVAFFTSMIAVILLDYRPREDRPVRKGTRKAAVATPVELPENAVGVPIEGRVVSLDETGDKVFASRTLGEGFGVIPSVAGVSDVVAPISGTISSVTKSGHAYGIKSENGTEVLVHVGIDTVNLKGDGFTPKVAKGEQITAGTPLVAVDFDKVTAAGYATTVIVTVTNTRNFAAVTPVLADHATVLTPGVTTER, encoded by the coding sequence ATGTCTACAACAACAAGTGCGCGCAGCATCATCGATGCTGTTGGCGGCCCAGATAATATTCACTCCCTGAATCACTGCGCTACCCGTTTGCGTTTTGAGCTCGGCGATTCTTCTGTGGTTAAGGCAGAAGAACTCGAAAATATTCCAGGCGTTCTGGGTGTCATGCCTCAGTCTGGCGATCGCTACCAGGTGATCGTTGGCGGCGCTGTGGAATCCATGTTCAGCGCAATCATGGCAATGGACGAGATGAAGAAGCTCGGTGGCCACATGTCTGATGCTGACGTGAAGGCAGCTGCTCGTTCGAAGGCTCGCGGCAAGGTTGCCTGGCTCGATACCTTCTTCGAATACCTCTCTGATTCCTTCCGCCCAATCCTGGGCGTCCTTCTTGGCGCATCGCTCATCATCGCATTCGCTGCTGTGCTCGATGCGCTGGACATCGTCGATTTCCGTGCGGCAGATAAGGCCGCGTCGTGGGTGTTCGTGGATGCCATGTGGCACTCCGTATTCTACTTCCTGCCAATCATGGTGGCATACAATGCAGCAAAGAAGTTGCGCATTGATCCATGGCTGGGCGCCACCGTCATGGCTGCGTTCCTAACCCCAGAGTTCTTGAAGCTATCGAACCCAGAAGCGTTCTCCCAACTCCAGTGTGTGGAAAACGAAGCTATCCACAAGGCCTCCTGCTCGATCGACATCTTCGGTCTGACTATGCCATTGCCGGACTACTCATCCAACGTGTTCGTTCCGTTGATGATGGTTCCTCTCCTCGCACTCATCTACCACAACCTCAAGAAGATCATTCCAAGCAATGTTCAGATGGTGTTCGTTCCATTCATCTCCATGCTAGTGACCATCCCGCTCACTGCATTCCTCATTGGCCCACTCGGCATCTGGATCGGTAACGGCCTTGGTAACGGCCTGGCGTGGATGAACACAAACGCTCCATTCATCTTCGCTATCGCAATCCCGCTCATCTACCCATTCTTGGTTCCACTCGGTCTCCACTGGCCATTGAACGCAATGATGCTCGTGAACATCCAGACCCTCGGCTACGATTTTATTCAGGGCCCAATGGGTGCATGGAACTTCGCATGTTTCGGAACCACCGCTGGTGTTCTCTTCCTGTCCATCCGTGACAAGGATGTGGCAATGCGCCAAACAGCATCGGGCGCATTGGCTGCTGGCCTCTTCGGCGGTATTTCCGAACCGTCCCTCTACGGTATCCACCTGCGCTTCAAGATGATCTACTCGCGCTTGCTCGCCGGCTGTCTTGCAGGTGGCGTCACCATCGCCATCCTCAGCCTTCCATACGGTGGCGTGAAGACCGACGCTTTCGTCTTCACCTCGCTCCTCACCATCTCCGTGTTTGATCCAGCCTGGGTTTACATGATCGCTATCGCGGTTGCCTTCTTTACCTCCATGATCGCGGTCATCCTCCTCGATTACCGCCCACGCGAAGATCGCCCAGTCCGCAAGGGCACCCGAAAGGCCGCAGTTGCCACCCCAGTTGAACTCCCAGAAAATGCTGTTGGTGTGCCAATCGAAGGCCGTGTTGTTTCCCTCGACGAAACCGGTGATAAGGTTTTCGCTTCCCGCACCTTGGGTGAAGGCTTCGGTGTGATTCCAAGCGTTGCTGGTGTGTCCGACGTCGTCGCCCCAATCAGCGGAACTATCTCCAGTGTTACCAAGTCCGGTCACGCATACGGAATCAAATCGGAGAACGGAACAGAAGTTCTCGTCCACGTCGGAATCGATACCGTTAACTTGAAGGGCGATGGTTTCACACCAAAAGTTGCCAAGGGCGAACAAATTACTGCCGGTACCCCACTCGTCGCGGTAGACTTTGACAAAGTCACCGCCGCGGGATACGCAACCACAGTGATCGTTACTGTCACCAACACACGTAACTTCGCGGCTGTCACCCCGGTGTTAGCTGATCACGCAACAGTCCTAACGCCAGGTGTCACAACCGAACGTTAA
- the ptsP gene encoding phosphoenolpyruvate--protein phosphotransferase, with protein MAAPHRVLLGIGVSAGTAHGAIALVTPAPTMDPNEAETTDVEVATQTVTDALDTVARLLLERAERAPEKAQEILNATAKMAKDRGLAKAIVKELKKGSGVTRAITDAIQKYVDMFVKLGGYMAERSTDLYDVRDRAIAVVRGLPMPGIPELTEPSVIVARDLAPAETATLNPELALGIITEEGGPTSHTAILAAQLGIPAAVRVRNIVGYADDAQKHGVSIALDGGVGEVIIAPTEDDVELLAERSKRREAALAGSHGAGLTRDGHKIALLANIGTADDAARAAGYDVEGSGLFRTEFLFLGRETAPSVEEQTAVYTKVFEAFGTRRVTVRTLDAGADKPLKFADLGGEENPALGRRGIRLTRIREELMDTQLQALAAAQQATGADVRVMAPMIATMEEAQWFADKARAVGLPSVGIMIEVPAAAINASTLLSIVDFASIGTNDLSQYTMAADRMQGELAELLNVWQPAVLRMIRMACQGGTATGKYVGVCGEAGGDPLLALVLTGLGVQSLSMAPSKVDAVRASLKLHDLSACQQMAAYALDAPTAQDARAAVEALVHPDVKFLM; from the coding sequence ATGGCCGCTCCACATCGTGTTCTCCTAGGTATTGGCGTCTCAGCAGGAACCGCCCATGGTGCTATTGCTCTTGTTACCCCGGCGCCAACGATGGATCCGAATGAAGCTGAGACCACTGACGTCGAAGTCGCCACCCAAACCGTTACTGATGCGCTAGACACGGTGGCTCGTCTGCTACTCGAACGTGCAGAACGCGCCCCCGAAAAGGCTCAAGAAATCCTCAATGCCACCGCAAAAATGGCAAAGGATCGCGGGCTTGCAAAGGCGATCGTCAAGGAACTGAAAAAGGGATCAGGTGTTACCCGTGCGATCACGGACGCTATCCAAAAATATGTGGATATGTTCGTGAAACTTGGCGGGTACATGGCCGAACGTTCAACGGATCTTTATGATGTCCGTGACCGTGCGATCGCGGTTGTTCGTGGTCTTCCGATGCCAGGCATTCCTGAGCTCACGGAGCCGTCGGTGATTGTGGCACGGGATTTGGCGCCTGCTGAAACAGCAACACTGAATCCGGAACTTGCCCTCGGAATTATTACGGAAGAAGGTGGGCCAACCAGCCACACGGCTATTCTGGCGGCTCAGCTTGGTATTCCTGCGGCGGTTCGCGTGCGTAACATTGTTGGATACGCGGATGATGCGCAAAAGCATGGCGTTTCGATTGCGCTCGACGGCGGGGTGGGCGAAGTGATTATTGCGCCGACGGAGGACGACGTCGAACTGCTTGCGGAGCGTTCGAAGCGACGCGAGGCCGCGTTGGCTGGATCGCACGGTGCGGGTTTGACTCGTGATGGGCACAAGATCGCGCTGCTTGCGAATATTGGGACGGCAGACGATGCTGCGCGAGCGGCCGGATACGATGTTGAGGGTTCGGGCTTGTTCCGTACGGAGTTCTTGTTCCTTGGGCGGGAAACTGCGCCGAGTGTGGAAGAACAGACTGCTGTGTACACGAAAGTGTTTGAGGCGTTTGGTACGCGCCGTGTGACGGTGCGTACGCTGGATGCGGGTGCGGATAAGCCGCTAAAGTTTGCTGATTTGGGTGGGGAAGAGAATCCGGCGCTTGGCCGCCGTGGTATTCGCCTTACCCGGATTCGTGAAGAGCTGATGGATACTCAGTTGCAGGCATTGGCGGCGGCTCAGCAGGCCACTGGCGCGGATGTGCGCGTGATGGCTCCGATGATTGCCACGATGGAAGAAGCACAGTGGTTTGCGGATAAAGCCCGTGCGGTTGGCTTGCCATCTGTGGGTATCATGATCGAAGTGCCAGCAGCGGCGATCAATGCGTCCACATTGCTGTCGATTGTTGATTTCGCATCGATCGGCACGAATGATTTGTCCCAGTACACGATGGCGGCAGATCGTATGCAAGGCGAATTGGCTGAACTGTTGAACGTCTGGCAGCCTGCCGTGCTCCGTATGATCCGTATGGCATGCCAGGGCGGTACTGCTACTGGTAAGTATGTTGGCGTGTGTGGTGAGGCGGGCGGCGATCCGCTATTGGCGCTTGTACTCACGGGCCTTGGCGTGCAGTCGCTTTCGATGGCTCCTTCGAAAGTGGATGCTGTGCGTGCATCTCTCAAGCTCCACGATCTCTCTGCATGCCAGCAGATGGCTGCCTATGCGCTTGATGCCCCAACGGCACAGGATGCTCGGGCAGCGGTTGAGGCTCTGGTTCACCCTGACGTGAAGTTCTTAATGTAG
- the pepT gene encoding peptidase T: MDLTLAKEELVERFMRYVGIVSQSDASRTHVPTSEGQRELAKLLKAELEQMGARDVVLDEYACLTAHFPATAPGPHLGFCAHLDTVDVGLAPQIHPQIRVFTGEPIALGNGFVLDSAQYPVLSHFVGDDVVCTDGTSVLSADDKAALASIMTALAHLHEHPHPAITVAFVPDEEIGLRGAKALDLGRFQVDAAYTVDCEGESTIAYETFNAGQAIVEIQGVTAHPMSAKGVLVNPVLVAHDLIARFDRSQTPECTEGREGYIWVQGITGNQARCTVTLSIRDHDKARFEQRKAEIESAVADVSQQHPKAVITTTIADVYGNIADSLDSSNHWVIDDLRAAIRSVGREAVPLVMRGGTDGSYLSTQGIPTPNIFTGGFNFHSVHEFLPVSEFLASFQVIWALMTRREIS; encoded by the coding sequence ATGGATCTAACTCTTGCTAAAGAAGAACTTGTTGAACGTTTCATGCGATACGTGGGGATCGTTAGCCAATCGGACGCCTCGCGAACGCATGTTCCCACGTCGGAAGGCCAGCGAGAGTTGGCGAAACTGCTCAAGGCCGAGCTAGAGCAGATGGGCGCTCGCGATGTGGTGTTGGATGAGTATGCGTGCTTGACGGCGCATTTCCCTGCCACCGCTCCGGGCCCGCATCTTGGTTTTTGTGCTCATCTGGATACGGTTGATGTTGGGCTGGCTCCACAGATTCACCCGCAGATTCGTGTGTTTACGGGGGAGCCGATCGCCTTAGGTAATGGCTTCGTGCTTGATTCCGCGCAGTATCCGGTGTTATCCCACTTCGTGGGTGATGACGTGGTGTGTACGGACGGCACGTCGGTGCTGAGTGCCGATGACAAGGCCGCTTTGGCGTCCATCATGACCGCTCTTGCTCACCTTCACGAACATCCGCACCCGGCGATTACGGTTGCGTTTGTGCCGGACGAGGAGATCGGTTTGCGTGGCGCGAAAGCGTTGGATTTGGGCCGGTTCCAGGTGGATGCGGCGTACACGGTTGATTGCGAAGGCGAATCCACGATTGCGTACGAAACGTTTAACGCGGGCCAGGCGATCGTTGAGATTCAGGGCGTGACTGCTCACCCGATGTCTGCGAAAGGCGTGTTGGTGAATCCTGTTTTGGTTGCGCACGATCTTATCGCGCGTTTCGATCGTAGCCAGACGCCCGAATGTACCGAGGGCCGCGAGGGCTATATTTGGGTTCAGGGGATCACGGGAAACCAGGCGCGCTGCACGGTTACGTTGAGTATTCGCGATCACGATAAGGCGCGTTTTGAGCAACGGAAGGCTGAGATTGAATCTGCGGTTGCCGACGTTTCGCAACAGCATCCGAAGGCAGTAATAACGACGACGATCGCGGACGTCTATGGCAACATCGCCGATTCGCTTGATTCTAGTAACCATTGGGTGATCGATGATTTGCGTGCGGCGATTCGTTCGGTGGGTAGGGAAGCGGTCCCGCTCGTCATGCGAGGCGGGACCGACGGTTCCTATTTATCAACTCAAGGGATTCCAACCCCGAATATTTTTACGGGTGGATTCAATTTCCATTCGGTTCACGAATTTCTTCCTGTATCCGAATTTCTGGCATCGTTCCAGGTGATCTGGGCGTTGATGACCAGGCGTGAGATTAGCTGA
- a CDS encoding NADPH-dependent FMN reductase gives MTKIGIFVGSRRNGSWNQKVADDLTTLLPETFETCQIEIHNLPFYESEWDQPETLPEPVRIARKIAEECDGFIFITPEYNRSIPAVIKNALDILSRPYGSTRFTGKPTLIATATPGAMGGFGANRDLRTVLSFLDAHLIQQPEIHLSFVHQLYDAHGQLNSATQEFLEGAVAKFSTAFAR, from the coding sequence ATGACGAAAATTGGCATTTTTGTCGGAAGCCGCCGGAATGGCTCCTGGAACCAGAAAGTTGCAGATGATCTAACAACCTTGCTTCCTGAAACGTTCGAAACTTGCCAGATCGAGATCCACAACCTCCCTTTCTATGAAAGCGAATGGGACCAGCCCGAAACGTTGCCAGAACCGGTGCGAATCGCACGCAAAATCGCCGAAGAATGCGATGGCTTCATCTTCATCACTCCAGAATACAACCGGTCGATCCCGGCGGTCATCAAGAATGCTCTGGACATCCTGTCACGCCCATACGGCTCCACTCGCTTCACAGGCAAGCCAACCCTGATCGCCACTGCCACGCCGGGCGCCATGGGAGGTTTCGGCGCTAACCGCGATCTGCGCACGGTGCTCAGTTTCCTTGACGCGCACCTCATCCAGCAACCAGAAATCCACCTGAGCTTCGTTCACCAGCTTTATGACGCGCACGGCCAGCTCAATTCCGCAACCCAGGAATTCTTAGAGGGCGCGGTTGCAAAGTTCAGTACTGCGTTTGCGCGCTGA
- a CDS encoding FAA hydrolase family protein, with protein MDRSLATDIARKLSKAQHTREPLPRISEQLPHATIDDAYEIQAAWVEEQLDAGRKIAGHKIGLTARAAQDSRGITEPTHGTIFRDMIYGNSTLIDFDMFRNPRVEVELAFVLKERLEGPHLTMYDVLRATEFITPAVEILSSRVAGPGRTVVDSIADNSYFGAMILGGQPLRPEDVDMRWVSALLYKNEVIEETGVAAGVLNHPANGVAWLANTLAPRDQYLDAGEIVLAGSFTRAMPVERGDVILCDYGRMGTISARFV; from the coding sequence ATGGATAGATCGCTTGCAACCGATATTGCCCGCAAATTGAGCAAGGCGCAGCACACGCGCGAACCGCTGCCGCGGATCTCCGAACAGCTTCCGCACGCCACGATCGATGACGCGTATGAAATCCAGGCCGCGTGGGTTGAGGAACAGTTGGATGCGGGACGTAAGATCGCAGGTCACAAGATTGGTTTGACAGCTCGCGCCGCGCAGGATTCGCGTGGGATTACGGAGCCTACGCACGGCACGATTTTCCGGGACATGATTTATGGCAATTCCACACTGATTGATTTTGATATGTTCCGTAATCCGCGGGTTGAGGTGGAGTTGGCGTTCGTGTTGAAGGAACGTCTGGAGGGCCCGCACTTGACTATGTATGACGTGTTGCGTGCTACCGAGTTCATTACGCCTGCGGTTGAGATTTTGTCGTCTCGTGTTGCGGGGCCTGGCCGTACCGTGGTGGATTCGATTGCGGATAATTCGTATTTTGGGGCGATGATTTTGGGCGGCCAGCCACTTCGCCCTGAGGACGTCGATATGCGGTGGGTTTCTGCTCTTTTGTACAAGAACGAAGTGATTGAGGAGACGGGCGTTGCGGCTGGGGTGTTGAATCACCCGGCGAATGGGGTTGCATGGTTGGCTAACACGTTGGCTCCGCGCGATCAGTATTTGGATGCGGGTGAGATTGTGCTTGCTGGTTCGTTTACGCGCGCGATGCCTGTTGAACGTGGTGACGTCATTTTGTGCGATTACGGCCGGATGGGCACTATTTCGGCACGTTTCGTGTGA
- a CDS encoding PRD domain-containing protein — MKILRIFNNNVVLARQDSGREVIVTGRGVGFKASAGQQVNPDLVVRVFVPLDGRDPDHLGTLIAQLPNDVRDHVYKAMVTAGFSEDKLTSPTLFIGLCDHIDLALRRAQNGETMHYPLQAEVEHLYRGEYELAKRFLSNLNELLLREGHGALPEYESIAIALHLVNAGFSGGDLSQTYLMTGLIQQVIDVIGAAFDVTLDQTSVNTARLITHMRYLFVRIMQHKQLDDHATTIGDAIRSSLVPEYACAEKIGDLVALRLGEELNSNELAYLALHISRVTSA, encoded by the coding sequence ATGAAGATTCTCCGAATCTTTAATAACAACGTCGTCTTGGCCCGTCAAGACTCTGGCCGTGAGGTCATCGTGACGGGCCGAGGCGTCGGTTTCAAAGCGAGCGCCGGACAACAGGTCAATCCTGACCTTGTTGTCCGGGTTTTCGTACCACTCGACGGCCGCGATCCGGACCACCTCGGAACCCTCATCGCGCAACTGCCAAACGACGTCCGTGACCACGTCTACAAAGCCATGGTCACGGCCGGTTTCAGCGAAGATAAACTCACCAGCCCAACACTCTTTATCGGGTTGTGCGACCACATCGATCTGGCTCTCCGCCGCGCACAAAACGGCGAAACCATGCACTATCCGCTCCAAGCAGAAGTGGAACACCTCTACCGGGGCGAATACGAACTCGCGAAACGGTTCTTGAGTAATTTGAACGAGCTTCTTCTGCGAGAAGGGCACGGAGCACTGCCCGAATACGAAAGCATCGCCATTGCGCTACACCTGGTCAATGCCGGGTTCTCTGGCGGCGATCTTTCACAAACCTATCTAATGACGGGGCTGATCCAGCAAGTGATCGACGTGATCGGGGCTGCGTTCGACGTGACTCTCGATCAAACCAGCGTGAATACCGCCCGCCTCATCACCCACATGCGGTACTTGTTCGTACGCATCATGCAACACAAGCAACTAGACGATCACGCCACCACAATCGGCGATGCTATCCGTTCTAGCCTGGTACCAGAATACGCATGTGCGGAGAAAATCGGGGATCTCGTGGCTCTGCGCCTGGGCGAAGAACTCAACTCGAACGAACTCGCCTATCTGGCGCTTCACATATCGCGCGTCACGAGCGCCTGA
- a CDS encoding alpha/beta fold hydrolase, translating to MTTTQLQGLTLADHTIRVPLVHGDPSDDRSIDVFARIVTREGGESLPFLVYLQGGPGFEAPRVAANPPAPGWLPAALKRYRVIMLDQRGTGRSTPVTEELLAMGDAHTVAEYLSHFRADSIVEDAEALRKHLGAGPEDWNLLGQSFGGFTSACYISTHPDSVNRVFFTGGLPPVVGHVDDFYAATFNKMRWLSENYYSHFPQDRERMRALVEQAAAGKIILPDGEVVSPSRIRSLGMNLGRNEGWQALHHLLEWDPQSLPLRHDLAAQLPFDARNPIYFLLHEACGANGCVTGWSAGRVMPEDYRNDVTLLTGEHLFDEWCDSIPAWKPWADVLRILANWEWPPLFDPEVLAASGVSGAATIYLRDAYVPFEMSMATVDLMPGVRQIVTNTNEHNGLRAAGEELLDHMFDLAEGLRYR from the coding sequence ATGACGACGACGCAGCTGCAAGGTTTGACTCTGGCCGATCATACGATTCGTGTTCCATTGGTTCATGGGGATCCATCCGATGATCGTTCTATTGATGTGTTTGCGCGAATCGTTACCCGTGAGGGTGGCGAATCGTTGCCATTCTTGGTGTATCTCCAGGGCGGCCCGGGTTTTGAAGCGCCTCGCGTGGCGGCTAATCCGCCGGCGCCCGGCTGGTTGCCGGCGGCTCTGAAACGCTACCGTGTGATTATGCTGGATCAGCGTGGAACGGGACGTTCCACACCAGTCACCGAAGAATTGTTGGCGATGGGCGATGCTCACACGGTTGCGGAGTATTTAAGCCACTTCCGTGCTGATTCGATTGTTGAGGATGCGGAGGCGCTCCGTAAGCATTTAGGGGCTGGTCCTGAAGATTGGAATCTGCTTGGGCAGAGCTTCGGCGGTTTCACGTCCGCGTGCTATATCAGCACGCATCCTGATTCGGTAAACCGGGTGTTCTTCACGGGTGGTTTGCCGCCCGTTGTTGGCCATGTGGATGATTTCTATGCGGCTACGTTTAACAAGATGCGCTGGCTATCGGAAAACTACTATTCGCATTTTCCGCAGGATCGGGAACGGATGCGTGCCCTGGTTGAACAGGCTGCAGCCGGAAAGATTATTTTGCCTGATGGTGAGGTGGTCTCCCCGTCACGTATTCGTTCACTCGGCATGAACCTGGGCCGTAATGAAGGCTGGCAGGCGTTGCATCATCTGCTGGAATGGGATCCGCAATCGTTGCCATTGCGCCACGATCTTGCAGCTCAACTGCCGTTTGATGCTCGCAACCCGATCTACTTCTTGCTCCATGAAGCATGTGGCGCCAACGGATGCGTCACCGGATGGTCTGCTGGGCGGGTCATGCCAGAGGATTACCGTAATGACGTCACTCTCCTCACCGGCGAACACCTCTTTGACGAATGGTGTGATTCGATTCCAGCGTGGAAGCCGTGGGCAGATGTGTTGCGCATCTTGGCGAATTGGGAATGGCCACCGCTCTTCGATCCAGAAGTCCTTGCGGCTTCGGGCGTAAGCGGTGCGGCTACAATTTATCTGCGTGATGCCTACGTTCCATTTGAGATGTCAATGGCAACCGTGGATCTCATGCCAGGCGTTCGCCAGATCGTCACCAACACCAATGAACACAACGGGTTGCGTGCTGCTGGCGAAGAACTGCTCGATCACATGTTTGACTTGGCAGAAGGGCTACGTTACCGCTGA